A region from the Corylus avellana chromosome ca7, CavTom2PMs-1.0 genome encodes:
- the LOC132186244 gene encoding cytochrome P450 76T24-like: MEYLAFVLLLPFVLVSVHLLASGLRARKSGSPRLPPGPKPFPIIGNILELIGNQPHIAVSKLSKTYGPLMTLKFGSITTIIISSPDLAKEVLQKHDQVFSGRTIPDAVRALDHHKFSMGWLPPTSSRWRNLRKVSATQIFATQKLNSTQAIRKKKVQQLVDHVKEICNSGQAVDIGRTTFTTSLNAISNTIFSTDMAEYCSTTSQEFLEDIFGTKEEAGKPNVADYFPALRFVDPQGARRRMTIYFRNCLRTLDGIINERLQLRASSKGSKASSDILDSLLDINQEDNSELSSDDVRHLFLAFFIGGVDTISATVEWAMAELLRSPEKMAKARKELEEVLGKDKLVQESDISKLPYLRAIVKEIFRLHPATPFLVPHKALADVEMCGFTVPKNAQILVNVWAMGRDSSIWPNPNLFEPERFLEQDIDFKGGDFELIPFGAGRRICPGLSFANRMVHMILASLVHNFNWKLADEMKAEDMDMREMFGLSLHKAEPLQAIPIRPM; the protein is encoded by the exons ATGGAGTACCTAGCATTTGTGCTGCTACTTCCCTTTGTGTTGGTATCTGTTCATCTGCTGGCCTCTGGCCTAAGAGCCAGAAAATCTGGCTCGCCAAGACTTCCTCCAGGCCCCAAGCCTTTTCCAATCATTGGAAACATCTTGGAGCTCATAGGAAACCAACCCCACATAGCCGTTTCCAAGCTCTCTAAAACTTATGGACCCCTAATGACTCTCAAGTTTGGGAGCATCACAACCATAATCATTTCCTCGCCAGATCTAGCCAAAGAAGTACTGCAAAAACATGACCAAGTCTTTTCTGGCCGAACCATCCCGGATGCTGTCCGAGCACTCGACCACCACAAATTTTCAATGGGGTGGCTGCCTCCCACATCGAGTCGTTGGAGAAACCTCAGGAAAGTTTCTGCCACACAAATATTTGCTACACAAAAGCTCAATTCCACCCAAGccattaggaaaaaaaaggtgCAACAACTAGTAGACCATGTCAAAGAAATTTGTAATAGTGGTCAAGCGGTAGATATTGGTCGAACAACCTTCACGACTAGCTTAAATGCCatatcaaacacaattttctcTACTGACATGGCAGAGTATTGTTCAACTACGTCCCAAGAGTTTCTGGAAGACATATTCGGTACCAAGGAAGAAGCTGGAAAGCCGAATGTTGCAGACTATTTCCCTGCACTTCGTTTTGTTGATCCACAAGGTGCACGCCGAAGGATGACAATTTATTTTAGAAATTGTTTGAGGACTCTTGATGGTATAATCAATGAACGCTTACAATTAAGAGCATCATCAAAGGGTTCTAAGGCAAGCAGCGATATACTTGATTCCCTTCTCGATATCAATCAAGAAGATAATTCGGAATTGAGCAGCGATGACGTCAGACATTTGTTTCTG GCTTTTTTTATTGGGGGGGTCGACACAATATCAGCCACAGTGGAATGGGCAATGGCAGAGTTACTACGAAGCCCTGAAAAAATGGCAAAAGCCCGGAAAGAGCTTGAAGAAGTGCTTGGCAAGGACAAACTTGTTCAAGAATCGGATATCTCAAAGTTGCCTTATCTACGAGCAATAGTGAAAGAAATCTTTCGTTTGCACCCAGCAACGCCTTTCCTGGTTCCCCACAAAGCTTTGGCTGACGTGGAGATGTGTGGCTTCACCGTCCCCAAGAATGCACAAATACTAGTAAACGTGTGGGCAATGGGACGGGATTCAAGCATATGGCCAAACCCAAATTTGTTTGAGCCTGAAAGATTTTTAGAGCAGGATATAGACTTCAAAGGCGGAGATTTCGAGCTCATTCCCTTTGGAGCTGGAAGAAGGATCTGCCCTGGATTGTCTTTCGCCAACCGGATGGTGCATATGATATTAGCCTCTCTTGTCCACAACTTCAATTGGAAACTTGCAGATGAGATGAAGGCAGAAGACATGGACATGAGAGAGATGTTTGGGCTTTCCTTACATAAAGCCGAGCCCCTCCAAGCAATTCCAATTAGACCCATGTAA